The proteins below are encoded in one region of Ornithinimicrobium avium:
- a CDS encoding glutamate ABC transporter substrate-binding protein, with protein MSTTKTLRLAAMASIAALALTACGSDDGDAGDSSDAGGDSGGITIGIKFDQPGLGLKDGDTYKGMDVDVAKAVAEKLGFSEDQITWQESPSPQREQLLKTGQVDMVVATYSITDKRKEEVSFAGPYFVAGQSLLVTSDSDITGLNDTLDGKLVCSVTGSTSAQKIKDEVPGVELQEYETYSQCADLVANGTLDVLTTDDVILAGYANQDAYQGKLKLVGDTFSQENYGIGLPMGSDKCEDINGYIKDMWDDGTMEKIISDNLGDFAYNKELNPPEAGGNCT; from the coding sequence ATGAGCACCACCAAGACCCTGCGGCTGGCCGCGATGGCGAGCATCGCCGCGCTGGCCCTCACCGCCTGCGGATCGGACGACGGCGATGCCGGCGACAGCAGCGACGCCGGCGGCGACAGCGGCGGCATCACCATCGGCATCAAGTTCGACCAGCCCGGGCTCGGGCTCAAGGACGGCGACACCTACAAGGGCATGGACGTCGACGTCGCCAAGGCCGTCGCGGAGAAGCTGGGCTTCTCCGAGGACCAGATCACCTGGCAGGAGTCGCCCTCTCCGCAGCGCGAGCAGCTGCTCAAGACCGGACAGGTCGACATGGTCGTGGCGACCTACTCGATCACCGACAAGCGCAAGGAGGAGGTCTCCTTCGCGGGTCCCTACTTCGTGGCCGGCCAGAGCCTGCTGGTCACCTCGGACAGCGACATCACCGGCCTCAACGACACCCTGGACGGCAAGCTGGTGTGCTCGGTCACCGGCTCGACCTCGGCGCAGAAGATCAAGGACGAGGTCCCCGGCGTCGAGCTCCAGGAGTACGAGACCTACTCCCAGTGCGCCGACCTGGTCGCCAACGGCACCCTGGACGTCCTGACCACCGACGACGTCATCCTGGCCGGCTACGCCAACCAGGACGCCTACCAGGGCAAGCTCAAGCTCGTCGGCGACACGTTCTCGCAGGAGAACTACGGGATCGGCCTGCCGATGGGCTCGGACAAGTGCGAGGACATCAACGGCTACATCAAGGACATGTGGGACGACGGCACGATGGAGAAGATCATCTCCGACAACCTGGGCGACTTCGCCTACAACAAGGAGCTGAACCCGCCGGAGGCCGGCGGCAACTGCACCTGA
- a CDS encoding amino acid ABC transporter ATP-binding protein translates to MTQTPAPDGRAPGKPLVVLDKVNKHFGDLHVLQDIDLTVHEGEVVVVIGPSGSGKSTLCRTINRLEGFESGSITIDGQELPQEGKALATLRADVGMVFQSFNLFSHKTILENVTLGPVKVRGAKAPAARKRAMELLERVGVAHQAEKYPAQLSGGQQQRVAIARSLAMEPRVMLFDEPTSALDPEMINEVLDVMTQLAHSGMTMIVVTHEMGFARKAGDRVVFMADGAIVEENTPEEFFTHAQSARAKDFLGKILTH, encoded by the coding sequence ATGACGCAGACCCCTGCGCCCGACGGGCGCGCCCCCGGCAAGCCTCTCGTGGTGCTGGACAAGGTCAACAAGCACTTCGGCGATCTCCACGTCCTGCAGGACATCGACCTGACCGTGCACGAGGGCGAGGTCGTCGTCGTCATCGGCCCCTCCGGGTCGGGCAAGTCGACGCTGTGCCGGACCATCAACCGGCTCGAGGGCTTCGAGTCGGGAAGCATCACCATCGACGGTCAGGAGCTGCCCCAGGAAGGCAAGGCCCTGGCCACCCTGCGCGCCGACGTGGGCATGGTCTTCCAGTCCTTCAACCTGTTCAGCCACAAGACCATCCTGGAGAACGTCACGCTGGGACCGGTCAAGGTGCGCGGGGCGAAGGCGCCGGCGGCCAGGAAGCGCGCGATGGAGCTGCTCGAGCGGGTCGGGGTCGCCCACCAGGCCGAGAAGTATCCCGCCCAGCTCTCCGGCGGTCAGCAGCAGCGGGTGGCCATCGCCCGCTCCCTGGCGATGGAACCGCGAGTCATGCTCTTCGACGAGCCGACCTCCGCCCTCGACCCCGAGATGATCAACGAGGTCCTCGACGTCATGACGCAGCTGGCGCACAGCGGCATGACCATGATCGTGGTGACCCACGAGATGGGCTTCGCCCGCAAGGCCGGGGACCGCGTCGTCTTCATGGCCGACGGCGCGATCGTGGAGGAGAACACCCCCGAGGAGTTCTTCACCCACGCGCAGTCTGCCCGCGCCAAGGACTTCCTCGGCAAGATCCTCACCCACTGA
- a CDS encoding CBS domain-containing protein — MRVADLLKKKGSSVVTLPSAATVAQLIETLDDNKIGAVVVVDDAQVVGIVSERDVVHHLRGGHDQTSTLSQLMTTDVQSVTATDDLVQLATTMTERRLRHLPVIEDGALTGIVSIGDVVKARLDALEAERDMLEDYLRS; from the coding sequence ATGCGCGTCGCCGACCTCCTGAAGAAGAAGGGCAGCTCCGTCGTGACCCTGCCGTCCGCCGCGACCGTCGCGCAGCTCATCGAGACTCTCGACGACAACAAGATCGGTGCCGTCGTCGTCGTCGACGACGCCCAGGTCGTCGGGATCGTCTCCGAGCGCGACGTCGTCCACCACCTGCGTGGCGGGCACGACCAGACATCCACGCTGTCCCAGCTCATGACCACCGACGTCCAGTCGGTCACCGCCACGGACGACCTCGTCCAGCTGGCCACCACCATGACCGAGCGACGGCTGCGGCACCTGCCGGTCATCGAGGACGGGGCCCTCACCGGCATCGTCTCGATCGGCGACGTCGTCAAGGCCCGGCTCGACGCCCTCGAGGCCGAGCGGGACATGCTCGAGGACTACCTGAGGTCCTGA
- a CDS encoding C40 family peptidase has translation MKSTVPARASNRGKHRSASATPRSGAAALMIGGLVAGTVATAGAATLGGEPADPASALSAKLTEPTTTTTQDASADASRAAQLLSLRSGSLDQLREQSAADRSQARSAPEDTDAALTLLGQERATFTGTTIEVQEAVLEEPASTPAVDQEQAAQQTTQQQAPQQQTTQRQAPQQQTSQRQAPQQQTTQQQTTQEQTTQRPSQPAAQPQPAAPAPVGGSVLGVAAAYVGYPYQLYGTPPSSFDCSAYTWWVFQQAGINIPRTVSGQKAAVTPVSNPQPGDLVFYGDYYHVGIYAGNGMTYEALNPSTGVRYGPIISSNVWYGRIG, from the coding sequence ATGAAGTCCACCGTCCCCGCCCGCGCCTCGAACCGCGGGAAGCACCGCTCTGCCAGCGCCACCCCGCGCAGCGGCGCCGCAGCCCTGATGATCGGCGGCCTCGTCGCCGGCACCGTGGCCACCGCCGGTGCCGCCACCCTGGGCGGCGAGCCGGCCGACCCGGCGAGCGCCCTGAGCGCCAAGCTCACCGAGCCGACGACCACGACCACCCAGGACGCGAGCGCCGACGCCTCGCGCGCCGCGCAGCTCCTCTCGCTGCGCAGCGGCTCGCTGGACCAGCTGCGCGAGCAGTCCGCCGCCGACCGCAGCCAGGCCCGCTCCGCCCCCGAGGACACCGACGCCGCACTGACCCTGCTGGGTCAGGAGCGCGCCACCTTCACCGGCACGACCATCGAGGTGCAGGAAGCAGTCCTCGAGGAGCCCGCCTCGACCCCGGCCGTCGACCAGGAGCAGGCCGCGCAGCAGACGACCCAGCAGCAGGCTCCCCAGCAGCAGACGACCCAGCGGCAGGCTCCCCAGCAGCAGACGAGCCAGCGGCAGGCTCCCCAGCAGCAGACGACCCAGCAGCAGACGACCCAGGAGCAGACGACCCAGCGGCCCAGCCAGCCCGCCGCCCAGCCACAGCCTGCGGCGCCCGCCCCGGTCGGCGGGTCCGTGCTCGGCGTGGCCGCCGCCTACGTCGGCTACCCCTACCAGCTCTACGGCACCCCGCCGTCCTCCTTCGACTGCTCGGCCTACACCTGGTGGGTGTTCCAGCAGGCCGGAATCAACATCCCGCGCACGGTCTCGGGGCAGAAGGCCGCCGTGACCCCCGTGTCCAACCCGCAGCCGGGGGACCTGGTCTTCTACGGCGACTACTACCACGTCGGCATCTACGCCGGGAACGGCATGACCTACGAGGCCCTCAACCCCAGCACGGGCGTGCGCTACGGCCCGATCATCTCCAGCAACGTCTGGTACGGCCGGATCGGCTGA
- a CDS encoding DUF3145 domain-containing protein, with product MSVVMPRVMTRGVVFVHSTPTALCPHIAWALEGVLDTRVALDWVAQPVAPGAMRTEFSWTGESGTGAHIASAMRGWDGLRYEVVEEASRGSDGMRWTHTPALGIHQARLSANGDVVVNEDRLRTVVESAGGSAATIMAELDLVLGAAWDAELEPYRHAGEGAPVTWLHKVG from the coding sequence ATGTCCGTCGTCATGCCACGAGTCATGACCCGCGGGGTGGTGTTCGTGCACTCCACCCCTACTGCGCTGTGCCCGCACATCGCCTGGGCGCTCGAAGGTGTCCTCGACACCCGGGTTGCCCTGGACTGGGTCGCGCAGCCGGTCGCGCCCGGCGCCATGCGCACCGAGTTCTCCTGGACGGGGGAGTCCGGTACCGGCGCCCACATCGCCAGCGCCATGCGCGGCTGGGACGGCCTGCGGTACGAGGTCGTCGAGGAAGCCAGCCGCGGCAGCGACGGTATGCGCTGGACGCACACGCCTGCGCTCGGCATCCACCAGGCCAGGCTGTCGGCCAACGGCGACGTGGTCGTCAACGAGGACCGGCTGCGGACCGTGGTCGAGTCCGCCGGCGGCAGCGCGGCCACCATCATGGCCGAGCTGGACCTGGTGCTCGGCGCGGCCTGGGACGCCGAGCTGGAGCCCTACCGGCACGCCGGCGAGGGCGCGCCCGTCACCTGGCTGCACAAGGTCGGCTGA